In Candidatus Berkelbacteria bacterium, the following are encoded in one genomic region:
- a CDS encoding vitamin B12-dependent ribonucleotide reductase, protein MAKQKDKFHDIALKPVEISVDLSDREGKPSKGLKLNRHFTKKGKDIYADITWDKRTSIITDEKGNLISQINDLETPSTWSQLATDILAYKYLRKAGVPTPEGRETSAKQAVYRIAHSFADFGEKFGYFASKDDRMTFEEELSYLLITQRAAFNSPVWFNVGLHHQYGIQGQGGGFYWNFAEEKVLETETAYRNPQCSACFILAVRDSLPDIFELIKTESHIFKYGSGSGANFAPLRSRFEKLSGGGKSSGMMSFLKVFDRAADSVKSGGTTRRAAKMVVVDLDHPEIEDFINWKVREERKVQAMIEAGYPSDFNGEAYGTVSGQNSNNSVRVTDEFMKAVENDGEWSTRTRTNGDIYKTYKARELMDMIAKAAWQCADPGMQFDTTVNEWHTCPNTNRINASNPCSEYMFLDDSACNLASINVAKFVDEAGNFDIAGYRHACRTVFIGQEIAVDFSAYPTKAIAQNSHDYRPLGLGYANLGTLLMLRGVPYDSEQGRAIAGALTAIMCGHAYKTSAEIAAVKGPFNGYAKNRAPMLNVMRKHRAAAYRLDEKACPNDILEAARQDWDEAVALGEQFGYRNAQATVIAPTGTIGLLMDCDTTGIEPDFALVKYKKLAGGGGMKIVNNAVTRALANLGYTPEQQKDILTYALGNGTLNSETPINRSSLLAKGLTEDEIAAVERNLPAAFDIRHSFNRYVVGDAAMERLGVTSEDEADPGFSLLNKLGFSEIEIEQTNQVICGTQMLEGAPHLKEEHYQVFDCANKCGAHGTRFLSPMSHVKMMAAVQPFISGAISKTINMPHEATVEEVKDVYMQSWKLGVKAMALYRDGSKLSQPLNVQKKKDEDKPEAVETPAAGIFVPRRRRLPDERKAVTHKFNVGGHEGYLTLGFFEDGTLGEIFITMSKQGSLISGLMDAWAATLSVAMQYGVPASTWVRKFMNARFEPSGFTKNPQIRIAKSIIDYVARYIGLKCLTPEEQYELGLINEAPNLVSDSAPSVNTTAPVVEQVTQEEAAPTSEPLISPVSAPSNQAELPIVDGEKSKSSDAPICAKCGSLMRMKTGSCYTCTNCGNTSGGCG, encoded by the coding sequence CACCTGGAGTCAACTCGCGACCGACATCTTAGCTTATAAGTATTTACGCAAAGCCGGCGTGCCTACTCCCGAGGGCCGCGAAACCAGCGCCAAGCAGGCCGTTTACCGCATAGCACACAGCTTTGCCGATTTCGGCGAGAAGTTTGGTTATTTCGCTTCCAAAGACGACCGTATGACTTTTGAGGAAGAGTTGAGTTATCTGTTAATCACTCAGCGAGCCGCCTTTAACTCTCCTGTGTGGTTCAATGTCGGCCTGCATCATCAATACGGCATTCAAGGGCAGGGTGGGGGATTCTATTGGAATTTCGCCGAAGAGAAAGTGCTCGAAACTGAAACCGCTTATCGCAACCCTCAATGTTCGGCCTGCTTTATCTTGGCCGTTAGAGACTCCTTACCAGACATTTTTGAACTGATTAAGACCGAATCGCATATCTTTAAGTATGGTTCCGGCTCCGGTGCCAACTTCGCCCCTTTACGCAGCCGCTTCGAGAAGCTCTCCGGCGGCGGTAAATCATCCGGCATGATGAGTTTCCTCAAGGTCTTCGACCGAGCGGCCGACTCTGTTAAGAGTGGCGGTACGACTCGCCGTGCAGCCAAGATGGTTGTTGTCGATCTGGATCACCCAGAGATTGAGGACTTCATTAACTGGAAGGTTCGTGAGGAACGCAAAGTCCAAGCAATGATTGAGGCCGGTTATCCATCTGATTTTAACGGTGAGGCCTACGGCACTGTTTCTGGCCAAAATTCTAATAACTCAGTGCGCGTGACGGATGAGTTTATGAAAGCCGTCGAAAATGATGGTGAGTGGTCAACTCGCACTCGCACTAACGGCGACATCTACAAAACCTACAAGGCCCGTGAACTAATGGATATGATCGCTAAAGCCGCTTGGCAGTGCGCCGATCCAGGAATGCAGTTCGACACTACCGTTAATGAGTGGCATACCTGCCCCAATACTAACCGTATTAACGCCTCAAACCCGTGTAGTGAGTATATGTTCCTCGATGACTCGGCCTGTAACCTAGCTTCAATTAACGTTGCGAAATTTGTTGATGAAGCTGGTAATTTCGACATTGCCGGTTATCGTCACGCCTGCCGCACGGTCTTTATCGGTCAAGAAATTGCCGTTGATTTCTCGGCGTACCCAACTAAAGCCATTGCCCAAAATAGTCACGACTACCGCCCGCTAGGACTAGGCTATGCCAACCTCGGCACCCTACTGATGCTACGAGGCGTCCCGTACGACTCTGAACAAGGCCGAGCTATCGCTGGGGCCTTAACGGCTATAATGTGCGGCCACGCCTACAAAACTAGCGCCGAGATCGCCGCCGTCAAAGGGCCGTTCAACGGTTACGCAAAAAATCGTGCCCCAATGTTAAACGTTATGCGTAAACACCGGGCAGCTGCTTACCGGCTTGACGAAAAAGCTTGTCCAAACGATATCTTAGAAGCCGCCAGGCAAGATTGGGACGAAGCCGTGGCGCTTGGCGAGCAATTCGGCTACCGCAACGCCCAAGCTACAGTCATCGCGCCGACGGGAACAATCGGCCTACTAATGGACTGCGATACTACCGGCATCGAACCCGACTTCGCCCTAGTTAAATATAAAAAGCTCGCCGGCGGTGGCGGTATGAAAATTGTTAACAACGCCGTAACTCGCGCTTTGGCAAATCTTGGTTACACGCCCGAGCAACAGAAAGACATCCTGACTTACGCTCTCGGCAACGGCACCCTAAACAGCGAGACGCCGATTAATCGTTCGTCCCTGCTCGCTAAAGGATTAACTGAGGACGAAATTGCTGCTGTGGAGCGTAATTTGCCAGCTGCTTTTGATATCCGACACTCTTTCAACCGCTACGTTGTTGGAGACGCAGCAATGGAGCGCCTTGGCGTTACCAGTGAAGATGAGGCTGATCCAGGATTTTCTCTTCTAAATAAACTTGGTTTCAGCGAGATTGAGATCGAGCAAACAAACCAAGTTATCTGTGGCACACAGATGCTTGAAGGTGCGCCCCATCTTAAAGAAGAGCATTATCAAGTGTTCGACTGCGCCAATAAATGCGGCGCTCACGGTACTCGTTTCTTGAGCCCAATGTCACACGTTAAGATGATGGCCGCTGTTCAGCCGTTTATTTCCGGTGCCATCTCTAAAACCATCAACATGCCGCATGAAGCCACCGTGGAGGAAGTGAAGGACGTTTACATGCAATCGTGGAAGCTCGGCGTCAAGGCCATGGCCCTGTACCGCGACGGCTCTAAACTTAGCCAGCCGCTGAACGTTCAAAAGAAAAAAGACGAGGACAAGCCCGAGGCAGTTGAGACGCCCGCGGCTGGTATCTTTGTGCCACGGCGCCGCCGTTTGCCTGACGAGCGCAAAGCCGTGACACATAAATTCAACGTTGGTGGCCACGAAGGCTATCTAACGCTCGGATTCTTCGAGGACGGCACCCTGGGCGAGATCTTCATTACCATGTCCAAACAAGGCAGCCTTATCTCCGGGCTGATGGATGCCTGGGCCGCAACGCTATCCGTGGCGATGCAGTACGGAGTACCAGCCTCAACTTGGGTGCGTAAGTTCATGAACGCCCGGTTTGAGCCGTCTGGCTTCACTAAGAACCCTCAAATCAGGATTGCGAAGTCGATCATTGATTATGTCGCGCGTTACATTGGCTTGAAATGTTTGACGCCAGAGGAGCAGTACGAACTTGGCCTAATTAACGAAGCGCCTAATCTTGTAAGTGACAGCGCTCCCAGCGTCAACACTACCGCACCCGTAGTGGAACAGGTTACTCAAGAGGAAGCCGCACCAACCAGCGAGCCCCTAATCTCACCGGTATCAGCTCCGAGTAATCAAGCCGAGCTGCCGATCGTGGATGGGGAAAAATCTAAATCAAGTGACGCACCAATTTGTGCGAAATGTGGCAGCTTAATGCGGATGAAAACCGGCTCTTGCTACACCTGCACTAACTGCGGCAATACTTCCGGCGGCTGCGGATAG